The genomic DNA TAAAACTTAGTGGGTAAGTCAAactgaaagagaagagaacacGCCATGTTGAGGATGTGGCGATGTTTGCGTTCAACCCCaccgttttgttgaggagtgtatACGTAAGAGGTTTGATGTTGAATGCCATGATCCTTGAAGAAAGAGTGTAGACTCATAAACTCACTACCATTGTCACTACGAACAACTTTTATCTTTTTACCAAACTATTGCGAAGCCATAGCTACAAATTGCTTAAGATGAGTGGCAACTTCACTTTTGGCTATGAGAAGATAAGTCCATACAGCCCGAGAATGATCATCCACAATAGTTAGAAAATAGTGAGCTCCACAAGTAGAAGCAAGTTTGTTAATGACCCCACACATCACAatgtatcaaagaaaaaatcttttgtGCTTTATTAGAACTATGAGGAAAAACTGATCTTGTTTGTTTAGCTTGAATACAAACTTCGCAAAAACCATTAATATCACTACTGGGAGGTGCAAGATCTggatatgtagaaaaaaaactagaaaggATCTTCGAAGACGGATGCCCCAAACACTCATGTCAGAGAGACTGTGTAGATGTCGTGACATGATGAGTCTTTGTGGAAACTGCCCCACAAAAATGATAAACTCCATCTCTCTTCACCGGCGCCAATCAGCATCTTCGAAGTGCGGTCCTGTATAGCACAAAATGCATAAGTGAACACAGCATAACAAGATAGTTCACGTAAAAGTCGCGCCAAAGAGATGAGAGTGCAAGAAAGATCGGGAACATTGAGGACACGGTTAAGTTGGACATGATCACCAAGGAGCATTGTCCCTTCTTTAGTAGCGAATGTGTGCTTCCCATTGGGAAGAACAATAACGCTACGAGGAATATCATGAATCTCCACAAGTAGTTCATCATCACCGGTCATGTGATGAGATGCTCCAGAGTCAAGTAAAAATTCAACACAGGTAGACTTACCAGAAAGTTTGTCATTGCCAGTTGATTGATCGGATTTCAACAAGTTCACGATCACAGACAATGTCTCTTTACTCACACCGGGAATATCCGAGAGGTCATCAGCAGGAGAGACGTGAGCTTGAGCATTATTAAcatggtaagaagaagaagacaaacgaCCACGACTGCGACCTCTGTACGAACCACGACCCCGACCACAAGTAGACTCGTTATGGAAACCACCATGAGAATCACCATGCTTCTCGATCCACCAATCGGGTAATCCATGAAGTTCAAAGCATGTCTCAACCGAGTGATTAGTGCGGCCGCAATGAGTACATGGTCCTTGATTTAGACGAGTAAAAGATGCAATAGCATTCACACCTGATTTAACAGCAAAACCAATAACATCAATGCGTTCTTCCTTAGATTGTGCAACAATGAGATGTCGTTCTTCCGCAATAACTtcaaaataaacatgatcaagTGTCATGTCGGTATCGCGGTTAAGACGACTAAGTATGTTGGTACGCGTAGTACCAAACCGAGAAGCATCAAGACCCATGATAAATTGATGAATACAAGATCGCGACGAACTTGTTGCTTGAGACGTTGAGGACACGACAAAGAGCTACAACAGCAGTCTAGAAGGGGCTCAAAATCGTCGAGATCATCCCACATCACCTTGAGCTTCCCGAAATAGTCAGCAACGGTTTGTCCATCTTTAGCACAACGAGCGATGGAAGACTTAATTTGATTGATGAACACGGGAAGCGTTACCAATAGAGTATCGAACACGCAAGGTGTCCCAAAGAACCTGTGCATTGTCAACAAAGGAGATCACCTTCTGAACTTGAGGATCTAAACTCGCATAGAGCCAGTCACAGAGCATCGAGTTGAGctgttgctggtttcatgttttatgACTCTGTTGGTttgaattattggttattggttattggtttaagatctattggttattggtttaatggtattttgttggttatgttCCGCTGTTTCATTGtttgtggttagatggctagtgggtatgagaccactagttaattagttaattactattattcttattattataaaaaatgggtcgggtcgtttctaTTCTTGTAAGTTTAAGTACTCTCACTTTATGAGCTGTTTTAAGTTTCTaacatgtttaaaatataatgatacatgatttgtttgatttggatgATGTCCCAGATTATATGGAAGACGGAAAGTCGGCTTTGCGTATGTatttagaagaacaaaaattagaaatgaaAAGTCATCCTCAATTGAATGTTTTGCATTATTGGAGAGAGAACAAACATCGTTTTGGTGTGTTAACATACATGGCCTTGGACATTCTTAGCATTATGATAACTAGTAGCTGGTAAGTCTTCCTTTAGTATTGAAGCTCATTTGATTTTGAATCAACTTggtctttttttattattcttccaTAAGCCCATTTGCGGATTGCAAACTTATCCGTTTTTCACCTCGTATTCTCAAACTCTCACGAAGCTCTTTATACTCGACCACTTCAATACTGGTTTCTCCTATTTTAGGTTCCATTGAtaatacatgaacttttttttctttgcctgaaaaatacataattttccatttcttatttttccattaacaatgttagagatcaaaactcataattttttctgctctcttgaacttcatacaagttttcactactatttacgataactaaattcaagaacaaaaatatacaattagatTAACCGAttccaaatttctcaattagtgttgtttttggatttataccgactttacaaaatttgaaacttcatcAACGTAACacttaaattctaaaatttcatGAGATCTCCACCTTCATAGACCTTTGTATACCTTTCATACTCCATTTGCACATGTGATAGAGTCAACAAATACCTGATCATTGTTGTTGTCACCTACTCCATCTGCGTCTGAGATATGGTGGTTTTCACCAAGTGAAGATGAAGAATGGCTTTATTTGATTTACAAAGATGTAGATCTCATGAAATTTTAGAGTTTAAGTGTTGATTAatttaattgtgtatttttgttcttgaatttagttatcCTAAATAGTAGTGAAAACTTATATGAAGTtcaaaagaacagagaaaattatgagttatgatctctaacatttttaatggaaaaataagaaatggaaaattatatattttttaggcaaagaaaaaaaagttaatgtatttttctggcaaaaaaatagtttgtgtttttttctaaaaaacatttcaaaaaatagTAACACTGTCATAATGCCGTTAACGGTCGTAACAGAGaggagaaaaaattaaaaaaagataatgtaTTTTTCATCAACTAAAAATAGTCTATATATTTTTCGGGCAAcgaaaaaaattcatgttttttctggaaaatattaaatagctggcgtttttttttgaaattttcccTATTGACATCCGGAAGACATATGCCACCTTCTTTAGTTATGGATCCTTAGTGAAAGTTCCATGCACAATGGGAGATTTTGATCCAACATAATTCATTTGACAatcttcaaaaaattttaattcatttgATCAATAAGTTAAGTAGAGATTTTGATCCAACATAATTCATTTGACAatcttcaaaaaattttaattcatttgATCAATAAGTTAAGTAGATTTCATGCTTATAAGTGGAACCTCTatagattattaattaatagaaataactttttttttgtagtccTGAGTCGGAGCAGGATAATAATTAACCCAATTCGATAGTCACACTTCTAAGCTCCTAAACTCAATTATTTCTAGTATCCCAAAATTATAACGATCGTAATTTATAAACCGCTTCATATGGATGTTATTATGGGCCTAAACGGGCTTAGCGTTGAAAAATAGCCCATAACATGCAAAATAAATgggtttaattttcattttcgtTTAAACGACGCAGTTTCTTGTGTCGCCGATCTTAGCTCATCTCTTCTTTCCACAAGCAGAAGACCTAAAGACGAACAAAGATACGGTTAGGACGGAGTACACATATCCTAGGTTAATTCTCCACCGGAAAAGTTAATTCTCGTTCTCAACGGTGCCGGAAGAGTAGAGGAAAGGTAATAGACAGGTCAATAGTTAACTTTCTCGTTTCAATTTTGTGATTGGGGGTTTATAGGTTGAAATCTGATTTCAGGGTGATCGAAACAAAATGGGTAAGCATAGGAAGAGAGATGCTGATTTGGAAGACGATACTCCATCTTCAGcatcgtcgtcttcgtctttcTCGTCCGACGAGTCTGATTCGTCTTCTAGAAAACGGAGGGAGAAGCAAAGGGGGCGGCGGAAAAGTGACGGAGGAAGttatgagagagagaagcggaggaagagagagaaggagaaggagaaaaagtggaagaagatggagaggagggagagaaagaggagagatatgaagaagaagaggaggagcaaGAAGCGTGATTATGAGTCTGATTCTGAGTCACAGTCTGGTTCTGATGATCCCATCTCTGATGAAGAGAGTTCACAGGATGAGCCTGAAACTGTGGTAAAAGAGATGCTTTTGGAGTTTCCTAATGTTGGCAGTGATTTGAAACAGGTAATGTGATACTTCTTTACTCTGGATAGGTTTCGTTTATGAGTAGTAGGTGAACCTGAAATCATTGTCCAATATCTCTGTATGTGCTGAGATTTCGAATTTCATGACCTTTTTGTGTAGCTGGTGAAAATGATACGTCTTTCCCCGAACTAGATTTAGTTATGAGTAGTAGTATTTTATGGTGAATCTGAATAATTGCTAGTGCTATGCGTCCaatgtcttttgttttgctttgatattttaagtttatgtcCTTTTTTTGTAGCTTTTGAAAATGATAGATGATGGGCAAGCGGTTGATATTAAGGGTATTTCCGAGAGCGCTTTGAAGAAGCGGTTGAAGAAgctgtttctttctttgaagcTTAAGGAACGTGGTGATAGAGTCTTTTTATTACCACCAGGTGCTTCTCCTTCTTTAGATTTGGTGGGGCATCTTATAAaaggcggagaagaagaagttgagaaaaactGTGATGATTCTGTCCCATTAAAGAAGACTGAAAAGGTTTTGGCAGATGAGAACGATTTAGGATCGAATTCagctgatgatgatgttgcTGGTCCAAAGAAAAGGTGATTCACGCTTTCTCTTTGTGGTTCTTTCTAGTGTGCTTCATATTAAATAGTTATCCTATTAGATCTTAATGTGGGTCTAGACTCTAGAGGATAAAATATGATGgtgttataatttgattataGGGTGATTGGACCTGCAATGCCATCCGCGGAGTTACTTGCTGCTGCAGCAAAGCTAACAGAAGCTCAAGCTGAACTTAGGTACTTTTAATTGATTATTAGCTCTaagattatctttttttttttaattattttttatgtttattaaaccgtttaataaatatttattaatataccTCAGAGAAGCTGAGCTAGCAGAAGATTCAGAATATTTCATTGGACCTGCTCCACCAGCTGTTGTTGCTGAAGTTGCATCATCTAACGAGGCAGAGCGATTTGAAGAGGTTCATAGTTTTCCTTCTGGCAATATAGATAcaattctttgttttcaaattttatggaTAATTCGTTAGAGTAGCATCTTATACTCCTTATGTAAGCAGGTGACCCGGATTATGGAAGCTGAACCTGATAGTCCATACGATGTCTTAGGAGTAAATCACAATATGGCTGCTGATAATATGAAAAAGAGGTATGGATTCTGTTACACTTTTGGAATCAAGAAAAATGGTTATTAGTCACTAAATAACTGCGCTCAATCATTTTACACAATTTTACGCAATCAGTTGCATAATTTGATATAGACAATTATGGTTTGTAGGTACTGGAAGCTGTCTCTTCTTGTTCACCCAGACAAATGTTCTCATCCCCAAGCCCAGGAAGCTTTCATTTTACTGAATAAAGCTTTCAAGGAATTACAAGATCCAGAAAAGGTGAGATAATGAATCATCTACTGTCTGGTTGTTTTTCTATATGCTCTCAGAGACTTACTGAATCATGTGGCCACTCaacatttatttatgtatattccCTTAATACCATCTCTTTTGTTGCCCTTTGTTttatatctctaatgtattaCCGACACTGTCTACAGAGAAAAGCAATGGATGACAAGATTAAACTTAAGGAGGAACAAGAGGCATTTAAGGTTTGTAATTCTGCCTGATTGATCTATGCaatcttttgggataaaatctGTATGTCTGGCTTACAAAGACACGGTATTCTTGCTCTGCAGGCTGAATTACGTTCAATGCAAGAAGCAGCACAATGGAGAAGATCTCAAGGTGATGAGGAATCACTGTGTTATGCAGCTCCCTAATCTCTTTGCCTTTATTACGGTATGAAAATTTAATGCTGTTTTTCTTGGGTTTTCAGGCATATCAATGGAAGGTGATGCAGAGCTGCTGGCAGCAACTGAGGTTAAACCTATACCTAAAAGAGATGAGTGGATGACCACCCTTCCTCCTGAAAGAAAGGTGAGAGATCGACAATTACCCATTggtagaaaaaggtttttaactATTGGTTAGggtaaaaatttatatgtatctCGGGTTCTTCTGCAGGTTGGGGTGGCCgtgcaacaatcaacaacattTAGCAGAAATGCTAGAGAAGGACGCGGAGACACTACAGCTTGGACAGATACTCCTATGGACAAAGCTGAAAGAGCAAAGATGAAGTAAGTTAACGCCAATTTTGTCAACCTTTCNNNNNNNNNNNNNNNNNNNNNNNNNNNNNNNNNNNNNNNNNNNNNNNNNNNNNNNNNNNNNNNNNNNNNNNNNNNNNNNNNNNNNNNNNNNNNNNNNNNNNNNNNNNNNNNNNNNNNNNNNNNNNNNNNNNNNNNNNNNNNNNNNNNNNNNNNNNNNNNNNNNNNNNNNNNNNNNNNNNNNNNNNNNNNNNNNNNNNNNNNNNNNNNNNNNNNNNNNNNNNNNNNNNNNNNNNNNNNNNNNNNNNNNNNNNNNNNNNNNNNNNNNNNNNNNNNNNNNNNNNNNNNNNNNNNNNNNNNNNNNNNNNNNNNNNNNNNNNNNNNNNNNNNNNNNNNNNNNNNNNNNNNNNNNNNNNNNNNNNNNNNNNNNNNNNNNNNNNNNNNNNNNNNNNNNNNNNNNNNNNNNNNNNNNNNNNNNNNNNNNNNNNNNNNNNNNNNNNNNNNNNNNNNNNNNNNNNNNNNNNNNNNNNNNNNNNNNNNNNNNNNNNNNNNNNNNNNNNNNNNNNNNNNNNNNNNNNNNNNNNNNNNNNNNNNNNNNNNNNNNNNNNNNNNNNNNNNNNNNNNNNNNNNNNNACCCTTCCTCCTGAAAGAAAGGTGAGAGATCGACAATTACCCATTggtagaaaaaggtttttaactATTGGTTAGggtaaaaatttatatgtatctCGGGTTCTTCTGCAGGTTGGGGTGGCCgtgcaacaatcaacaacattTAGCAGAAATGCTAGAGAAGGACGCGGAGACACTACAGCTTGGACAGATACTCCTATGGACAAAGCTGAAAGAGCAAAGATGAAGTAAGTTAACGCCAATTTTGTCAACCTTTCGCTAGCATTTGTTAACGACATTTCACGAGGTTGTTTTGTAATAAAAGCAAAAATCACATTGGTTCTATTTGAAGAAGTTCAGCTGCTCATAGTTAAGCTATAGGTCTACTATAACTAGCCTAGATCTGAATGCAGCGGATTGTAGCTGTTGTGAGTTGGTAAAAGAACAGTTAGCTAGGGATGGATTTATAAGGCTGTCTCTGCAGATTGTTGAAGGGGAGTTGATTTTTAAGGGTTTGGTCATTTGGTTGAGTGTAAAGAGCCCTCTCAGAAATTAGATCTCTCTGTTTTGCGATTGTAGGAATTATGGAGTTTCATAGctttgttcttatttttgttctcttctgGTGTTCTTATCAGTTACTTGGAAGCATACAACAAGGCGAGTGCGCTAGCATCAAACGAAGGGGAAAATATGAAAAGAAGCATGGATGCTGAGCTTGTGGACAAGTataacaaagagaaaagagCAAAGTCTCTGGTAGAGAAGCACAGAGAAGAGtcgacttcttcttcaagccgtctgaagaagaagacgaagttgtCTTCATCGAAAGAGAAAACCGAAAAGGACGAGTGGGTGGGGAAACATCCGTGGAAGCCATGGGACCGTGAGAACGACCTCACTGCCGGGAGACAGAAGGTGAAACTTGATGCTGAGGGTATGGCTGAAGGTTTGGCGTCCAAGTTTTCTTCTGGGAATTTCCAAAGAAGCTTTCTTTGAAGTGAAAAGCTTGTTGCATGTAACTTgttgaccatatatatatgtataatgtatctAATGAAGTTTTTCTTTAAACTGAAAACTTTACccagaaatattttttctcatttGCAAACTTCTACATGTGAACATGATTGGACACATGCTTAATAGTTAATACAAATTGGTAAGATTATAAAATCTGAGTCAATGTTGCATAgttattactttttaatatttatacgTTCCATATATTTCTctgaataataataacataaaaaggaaaagttggccagtaaatttttttttttaattgaccaATTAAAAATGAGGATGGCTAGAGTGTTTCGTATATTTCCTACAAGTACGACCAAGAAAATCCTTCTTCCCACATGATATCAAACT from Camelina sativa cultivar DH55 chromosome 7, Cs, whole genome shotgun sequence includes the following:
- the LOC104701124 gene encoding transcriptional regulator ATRX homolog, with amino-acid sequence MGKHRKRDADLEDDTPSSASSSSSFSSDESDSSSRKRREKQRGRRKSDGGSYEREKRRKREKEKEKKWKKMERRERKRRDMKKKRRSKKRDYESDSESQSGSDDPISDEESSQDEPETVVKEMLLEFPNVGSDLKQLLKMIDDGQAVDIKGISESALKKRLKKLFLSLKLKERGDRVFLLPPGASPSLDLVGHLIKGGEEEVEKNCDDSVPLKKTEKVLADENDLGSNSADDDVAGPKKRVIGPAMPSAELLAAAAKLTEAQAELREAELAEDSEYFIGPAPPAVVAEVASSNEAERFEEVTRIMEAEPDSPYDVLGVNHNMAADNMKKRYWKLSLLVHPDKCSHPQAQEAFILLNKAFKELQDPEKRKAMDDKIKLKEEQEAFKAELRSMQEAAQWRRSQGISMEGDAELLAATEVKPIPKRDEWMTTLPPERKVGVAVQQSTTFSRNAREGRGDTTAWTDTPMDKAERAKMNYLEAYNKASALASNEGENMKRSMDAELVDKYNKEKRAKSLVEKHREESTSSSSRLKKKTKLSSSKEKTEKDEWVGKHPWKPWDRENDLTAGRQKVKLDAEGMAEGLASKFSSGNFQRSFL